A window of Euzebyales bacterium genomic DNA:
TGCCAGACACCGACGTGGTGCGCGGTCGCATCTGGGAACGCGGTGTCGGCGAGACGCTGGCCTCCGGTACCGGTGCGTCGGCCATGGCGGTCGCGGCACACCTGTTGGGCCGGACCGGTCGTCGCGTTCGCGTGGAGGTCCCCGGCGGCGTCCTGTTCGCCGACTGGACATCCGACACGCTGCACATCCGGGGACCGGCCGTCGAGGTGTTCGACGCCGACCTGGACGACGAGTGGCTACGAGCGGTCGACCATGAGTGACGCCGGACCGACCCGCGACGATCTGTCACGGGCCTCGCAGCGCCGCGCGCAGGCCGAGCGCCTCGGTGACGAGGCGCCACGCGAGGGCGTCGACATCATCCGCCCTGTTGAGCGGGCGATCCTCGTGGCAGCGCACCTCGACAGCGAGACCCACGCCGACGTCGTGTCCTCGCTCGACGAGCTCGAGCAGCTGGTCGACACGGCCGGGGGTGTCGTGGCGGAACGCGTCGTCCAGCGCCGCCACCGCCCCGATCCGGCCACCTTCATCGGCAGCGGCAAGGTCGAGGAGCTGCGTGACCGGGTGCGCGAGACGGCGGTCGACGCGGTGATCCTCGACCACGAGCTGACGCCTGCCCAGCAGCGCAATCTGGAGGAGGCGCTGGGGGTCAAAGTGCTCGACCGCACGATTGTAATCCTCGACATCTTCGCCCAGCACGCGGCGTCCCGGGTGGGCAAGCTGCAGGTGGAGCTGGCCCAGCTGACCTACCTGCTGTCTCGCCTCCGCGGCTGGGGGCAGGCGCTTTCGCGGCAGGCGGGTGGCATCGGCACTCGCGGACCGGGGGAGTCCCAGCTGGAGGTCGACCGCCGCCGGATCGCCCGGCGGATCACCAAGCTCCGTGATGAGCTCGAGCGTGCCCGCAGGGCACGGACGCTCACGTCGCGACGTCGCGAGCGCAACCATGTGCCCGTCGTCGCGCTCGTCGGCTATACGAACGCCGGCAAGTCGACCCTGCTCAACCGCCTGACCGGCGCAACGGTCGGTGTCGCCGATCAGCTGTTCGCCACGCTCGACGTCACTGCACGGCGCCTCGAGCTGGGTGACGGACGGATCGCCGTCGCGACCGATACCGTCGGGTTCATCCAGAACCTGCCCACGCAGCTGGTCGAGGCGTTCAAGTCGACCCTCGAGCAGACGACCGATGCGGAGCTGCTCGTGCACGTGTGCGACGCGAGCCACCCGCGCGTGGCCGAGCAGATCGCAGCGGTCGACGCGGTGCTCGACGAGATCGGTGCCGGGGACCTCCCGCGTGTGCTGGTGCTCAACAAGATCGACGTGACCGACGGCCCGACGATGCGCCAGCTGCAGCGTGGCCACCGTGACGCCGTCGCGGTGTCGGCAATCACGGGCGAGGGCATCGACGAGCTGGTGGCAGCCATCACGAGCAGGCTCGCATCACCCCGGCGGCTCGTCGAGGCGCTCGTGCCCTACGAGCACGCTGAGCTCGTGGCGCTGGCACACCGAGACGGCACGGTGCTCAAGGAGGAGCACCGCACGGACGGGACCTATGTTGTGGCGCAGCTCGCCCGGAGCGCCGCGGCGTCGCTCGAACCGTTCACCGTGGTCGACGGCTGGGCGGTGGACGACACCGATGCCTGAAACCGCCCACGGCCGCGGCTAGAGGCTGCGGAGCACGGCGACCACACGCCCCAGGATGGACGCCTGCTCGTCGGACGGCACCGGGATCGGTTCATACCCGTCGTTGGCCGGGTCGAGGAAGAGCTCGCCGCTGCGCGTGCGGCGGAAGAACTTGACCGTCGCCTCGCCGTCGATCATGGCGGCGCACATCTCGCCCTGCTCGACGGTCGGCTGCTGGCGGACGACCACGAAGTCCCCCGGGAGCACGCCGGCGAGCAACATCGACTCCCCACGGACGCGGAGCATGAACAGCGTGCCCTCGCCGACGAGGTCGCGGGGCAGCTGGTAGAGCTCTTCGACGCGTTCGTCGGCCAGGATCGGAGCGCCGGCGGCGATCTCGCCGACGAGTGGCACGGCGCGCACGCTGGCGGGGGTCCGCGCGAGCTCGCTGTCGGGATCGAAGCGGACCTCGATCGCCCTGGGCCGCGACGGGTCGCGCCGCAGGTAG
This region includes:
- the hflX gene encoding GTPase HflX, whose amino-acid sequence is MSDAGPTRDDLSRASQRRAQAERLGDEAPREGVDIIRPVERAILVAAHLDSETHADVVSSLDELEQLVDTAGGVVAERVVQRRHRPDPATFIGSGKVEELRDRVRETAVDAVILDHELTPAQQRNLEEALGVKVLDRTIVILDIFAQHAASRVGKLQVELAQLTYLLSRLRGWGQALSRQAGGIGTRGPGESQLEVDRRRIARRITKLRDELERARRARTLTSRRRERNHVPVVALVGYTNAGKSTLLNRLTGATVGVADQLFATLDVTARRLELGDGRIAVATDTVGFIQNLPTQLVEAFKSTLEQTTDAELLVHVCDASHPRVAEQIAAVDAVLDEIGAGDLPRVLVLNKIDVTDGPTMRQLQRGHRDAVAVSAITGEGIDELVAAITSRLASPRRLVEALVPYEHAELVALAHRDGTVLKEEHRTDGTYVVAQLARSAAASLEPFTVVDGWAVDDTDA
- the lexA gene encoding transcriptional repressor LexA, whose amino-acid sequence is MTGSNDLTSRQQQILDMIRQTVEQRGYPPSVREIGEAVGLRSTSSVHAQLASLERLGYLRRDPSRPRAIEVRFDPDSELARTPASVRAVPLVGEIAAGAPILADERVEELYQLPRDLVGEGTLFMLRVRGESMLLAGVLPGDFVVVRQQPTVEQGEMCAAMIDGEATVKFFRRTRSGELFLDPANDGYEPIPVPSDEQASILGRVVAVLRSL